The DNA sequence CCCTTCAGCGTCTCGGCCAAGGTGCCCAGTCCACCGGAGGTGTTGAACGCCTCGTAGGTGACGCCGTCGAGCGAAAACTCCTCGCGCTCCTCCAGCGGCGGCACTTCGACCAGCTCGCCCTCGACGATCGCCTCGCAAGGCTCGCAATATTCGTTGATGACGCCGTCGGTGCTCCAGGTCAGATTGTAGTTCAGCGCGTTGGACGGGTATTGCGGCAGCGCGCCGACGCGCATGCGCACGCTTTCCAGCGTGTCGAAGCGGCTGGCGAGATCATTGGCGACGATCGAGATGAAGCCGGGCGCCAACCCGCATTGCGGGATGAAGGCGCTCTTGGCGGTACGGGCCAGCTCCTTGACCCGCCTGGTCGAGACGACGTCCTCGGTGAGATCGAGATAATGCACGCCGGCGCTGGCCGCCGCCTCGGCGATGCGCGTGGTGAGGTGGAAGGGGGCGGCGCTCAGCACCGCGAACTTGCCGGCGAGCGCGGCTTCAAGCGCACCGGGCGCCGCGATGTCGAGTTCCAGCGTCTCGACGCCGGCGGGGACTTCCGCCGCGGCGAGCTGCGCCGCCGAGCGGTCGAGGAGAGTGACCTGATAGTCGCCCGTCGCGGCAAGCATTTCGGCGATGGTCGAGCCGATCTTGCCGGCCCCGACGATAATGATTTTGTTCATGTTCAAATTCCCCTGCGATCTGCGTTTCCCAAAAACCATCGCAGCTTGCCTGTCGAAAGGAAGCGTGGAATTCTGCAAAGTGAACCCTATCTTTTATCGATCTGCCGAAAGGCTTCGTCGAAATGCTCAGTGATGCCGAACAAGCCCTGCTCTCGCTGCTGCGCGCCAACGCACGCGCCTCGACGGCGGAACTGGCGCGTCGGCTCGGCGTGTCGCGCACAACGGTGCAAAGCCGGATCGAGCGGCTGGAGCAGCGCGGCATTATCACCGGCTATGGCGTCAGGCTGGCGCCGGACTATGAGCAGGGGCTGGTCAGGGCGCATGTGCTGCTCACCGTCACGCCGAAGCTCGCCGACAAGGTGGTGCGCAGCCTGCAGGCGCTGCCGCCGGTCAGGACGCTGCACTCCGTCAGCGGCAATTTCGACATGATCGTCATCGTCGACGCGCCGTCGATCCGCGACCTCGACACGCTGCTCGACCAGATCGGCGCCATGGACGGGGTCGAGCGGACATCGTCGTCGATTATATTGTCGACACGGATCGACCGCTAACGTTACGGCGGCTTTCGCTAACTTCCGAAGTTAATCCATCACCAGGGGAAAACTCACCACCACGGCCAGGCCCGGCCGGCGGTCCTCGAGCGCAATGGTCGCGCCGTGCAGCTCGGCGATGGCCCGGACGAGGCTGAGGCCGAGGCCGCTGCCGGGGGTCGAGCGGCTGTGGTCCAGCCGGTAGAGACGCTGAAACACTTTTTCGCGCTCGTCGGCGGGAATGCCGGGTCCGTTGTCGGCGACGCTGGCAAGAACACGATCGCCCTGGCGCGTCACCGAGAGTTGGATGGATGTGCCGGGCGGACAATGGCGTAGCGCATTCTCGACCAGGTTGGCGAACATCTGCGTCAGCAGTTCACGGTCGCCATGAATGCGGTCCGTGGTCTTGTCCAGTTCCGCAGCCGACAGCACCTTGCCGTCGTCCTCGGCCACTTCGGTGTAGATCTCGGCGATGGTCCCGAGGACCTCGCCGAGCGCGACATCGGTGAAGCGCGCCTTGCGCGCGCCGGCCTCGATCTGCGCGATGCGCAGCAGCGCGTCGAAGGTCTCGTTGATCTGGTGACCCTCGGCGCGCGCGTCAGCCAGATCGTCGGAGACGTCCTGGCGCCGCGCGGCCTTGTCGGCGGCGCTCTCCAGGATCATCTGCAGGCGGTTGAGCGGCGTCTTCAAATCATGCGCGATGTCGGCGCTGACCTGCTTCATGCCTTCGACCAGCGCCGACAGGCGGTCGAGCGCGGCGTTGATCTGGCTGGAGACGATGTCGATGTCGTCGTCCTTGCCGGTCAGCGGGATGCGGGTGTCGAGGCGGCCATGCGAAACGTCGACCATCGTGGCGGCAATGCCGTCGAGACGGCGCTGGACGCGCGAGGCGAGCAGGGCGCCGCCGGCGACGGCCAGGCCGGTGATGATCAGCGTCGCCCAGCCGAAGCTCATCAGCATGATCGTTTCCAGCTCCTCGGTCTCGGAGAGGCTGAAGGCGATGGTCAGCGTGTTGGCGCCGACCGGGCCGGAATAGGCGCGGTATTCGGTGTCCGGCGGCAGGCCCGGCATTTCGGCGCCGAACATCGAGAAACCGTCGGGAAGCCCCGCCGCGGTGAAGTTGCCCGCAATACGGTTGCCGGCGGCGTCGGTCAGCGAAAAGAGCTGCTCCTTCCCAGGGCTGCGCGCGGAGTGGTTTTCGACGGTCTCCACCAACTCCCTGAGATCCTTGTCGGCATAGGTCGCGGCGATGACGGCATAGGTCTCGCTGATGGTGTCGTCGAGCTGCTCGGCAAGGTCGGCGCTCATCATCTGGTAGACGATGGCGCCCGCCAGCACGAAGGCCAGCATGAACAGGAAGGCGAACGTCAGGGCAAGCCGGAATGGCGTGCTGCGCAGCAGGCGGGTCCGGGTCACGGTCATCGGGAGGTCGCGATCACTGGGAGAGCGGCGCGTGCAGGCTGTAGCCGGTGTTGCGGATGGTGTGGATGAGCTGGGTACCGAACGGCTTGTCGACCTTGGTCCGCAAGCGGCTGATATGGGTTTCGACGACGCTGGTCTTGGGGTCGAAGTGGAAATCCCAGACCCGCTCCAGCAGCATGGTGCGGGTGATGACGCGGCCCTCGCCGCGCATCAGCACCTCGAGCAGGCTGAACTCCCTCGGCTGCAGGTCGATCGGCTGGCCCTGCCTGACGACGCGCCGCATGATCAGGTCCATTTCGAGGTCGGCGACCCGCAGAACGGTCTTCTGTTCCTGCGCGGCCGGCCGCCGGCCGAGCGCGTTGATGCGGGCAAGCAGCTCGGAAAAGGCGAAGGGCTTGACCAGATAGTCGTCGCCGCCGGCCTCGAGCCCCTCGACGCGGTCGTCAATGCCGCCGACGGAGGTGAGGAAGATCGCCGGCGTGCGCACGCCGGCGGCGCGGACGGCCTTGACCATCGACAGGCCATCGAGGCCCGGGATCATCCGGTCGGCGACGATCACGTCGTAGCCGCCGCCGGTCGCGGCGAAAAACCCGTCATGGCCATTGCGCAGGAGGTCGCAGACATGGCCGGCCTCGGTCAGGCCGCGCACGATATAGTCCGCCGTCCTGTGGTCGTCCTCGACGAGAAGTAGCCGCATCGCTGTTCCCTGGCTGCCGGTATCCGGGACAGGCTATCACCGGCACGAGTCCGTTCCTAGAATAGTCGCCAACTGGCCAGGCCTTGCGGCGTCCGACCGCGGTTCACTCCGAGTCCAGCAGCATGTCGTCCATCTCATCGGCATTATTCCTGAGCGTCATGTAGAGAACCAGCGCGATGATGCAGCCGAGGAAGATCAGGCTGGTGAAAATGGTGCCGAAACCGAGGCCGCCATATTCGGCTGGCTGCGACAGCCAATCGCCGAAGGGGGCGCCCAGCGGACGCGTCAGGATATAGGCCAGCCAGAACGCCAGGATGGCGTCCAGGTGGAACAGGTAATAGGCGAGCGCGATAAGCGCGATGACGCCGCCGAACAGCAGGCCCGTGGTCAGGTAGCCCATGTCGAAGGTCTCGGCGACCAGATCG is a window from the Mesorhizobium australicum WSM2073 genome containing:
- a CDS encoding sensor histidine kinase translates to MTVTRTRLLRSTPFRLALTFAFLFMLAFVLAGAIVYQMMSADLAEQLDDTISETYAVIAATYADKDLRELVETVENHSARSPGKEQLFSLTDAAGNRIAGNFTAAGLPDGFSMFGAEMPGLPPDTEYRAYSGPVGANTLTIAFSLSETEELETIMLMSFGWATLIITGLAVAGGALLASRVQRRLDGIAATMVDVSHGRLDTRIPLTGKDDDIDIVSSQINAALDRLSALVEGMKQVSADIAHDLKTPLNRLQMILESAADKAARRQDVSDDLADARAEGHQINETFDALLRIAQIEAGARKARFTDVALGEVLGTIAEIYTEVAEDDGKVLSAAELDKTTDRIHGDRELLTQMFANLVENALRHCPPGTSIQLSVTRQGDRVLASVADNGPGIPADEREKVFQRLYRLDHSRSTPGSGLGLSLVRAIAELHGATIALEDRRPGLAVVVSFPLVMD
- a CDS encoding winged helix-turn-helix domain-containing protein is translated as MRLLLVEDDHRTADYIVRGLTEAGHVCDLLRNGHDGFFAATGGGYDVIVADRMIPGLDGLSMVKAVRAAGVRTPAIFLTSVGGIDDRVEGLEAGGDDYLVKPFAFSELLARINALGRRPAAQEQKTVLRVADLEMDLIMRRVVRQGQPIDLQPREFSLLEVLMRGEGRVITRTMLLERVWDFHFDPKTSVVETHISRLRTKVDKPFGTQLIHTIRNTGYSLHAPLSQ
- a CDS encoding saccharopine dehydrogenase family protein, with protein sequence MQNSTLPFDRQAAMVFGKRRSQGNLNMNKIIIVGAGKIGSTIAEMLAATGDYQVTLLDRSAAQLAAAEVPAGVETLELDIAAPGALEAALAGKFAVLSAAPFHLTTRIAEAAASAGVHYLDLTEDVVSTRRVKELARTAKSAFIPQCGLAPGFISIVANDLASRFDTLESVRMRVGALPQYPSNALNYNLTWSTDGVINEYCEPCEAIVEGELVEVPPLEEREEFSLDGVTYEAFNTSGGLGTLAETLKGKVRTLNYRTIRYPGHAAIMKALLNDLGLRHRRDVLKDIFESALPATLQDVVIVFVTVSGRRNGRLLQETYANKIYSRRIGRTVRSAIQITTASGICAVLDMLADGSLPATGFVKQEEIALDAFLANRFGRAYAQHEMVSRLAS
- a CDS encoding Lrp/AsnC family transcriptional regulator, encoding MLSDAEQALLSLLRANARASTAELARRLGVSRTTVQSRIERLEQRGIITGYGVRLAPDYEQGLVRAHVLLTVTPKLADKVVRSLQALPPVRTLHSVSGNFDMIVIVDAPSIRDLDTLLDQIGAMDGVERTSSSIILSTRIDR